Proteins encoded in a region of the Ursus arctos isolate Adak ecotype North America unplaced genomic scaffold, UrsArc2.0 scaffold_2, whole genome shotgun sequence genome:
- the LOC113267750 gene encoding LOW QUALITY PROTEIN: calponin-3-like (The sequence of the model RefSeq protein was modified relative to this genomic sequence to represent the inferred CDS: deleted 1 base in 1 codon): MTHFNKGPSNRLSIEVKSRTASKHEHQAEEDLRNWTEEETGMSTGTNFQLGLKDGIILCELINKLQPGSMKKVNESSLNWPQLENTGNFIKAIQAYGMKPHDIFEANDLFENGNVTQVQTMLVALAGLAKTKGFHTTTDTGVKYDEKQTRRSDEGKLKAGQSVIGLQMRTNKCASQAGMTAYGTRRHLYDPKMQPDKPSDQTTISLQMGTNKGASQAGMFAPGTRRDIYGQKVTLQPEDNSTISLQMGTNKVASRKGMSVYGLGRQVHDPKYCAATTEPVIHNGSQGIGTNGSEISDSDYQAEYPDEYDGEYQDDHPREYQYGDQGTDYYTDTQELSI, translated from the exons ATGACCCACTTCAACAAGGGCCCTTCT AACAGGCTCTCCATCGAGGTCAAGAGCAGGACCGCTTCCAAGCATGAGCATCAGGCAGAAGAAGATCTTCGAAActggacagaagaggagacaggcATGAGCACTGGCACCAACTTTCAGCTGGGCTTAAAAGATGGCATCATCCTCTGCGAGCTCATAAACAAGCTACAGCCAGGCTCAATGAAGAAGGTTAATGAGTCCTCGTTAAACTGGCCTCAGCTGGAGAATACTGGCAACTTTATTAAAGCTATTCAGGCCTACGGCATGAAGCCACATGACATATTTGAAGCAAATGATCTTTTTGAGAATGGAAACGTGACCCAGGTTCAGACTATGCTGGTGGCTCTGGCAGGTCTGGCTAAAACAAAAGGATTCCATACAACCACTGACACTGGAGTTAAGTatgatgaaaaacaaacaagacgTTCTgatgaaggaaaattaaaagctgGCCAAAGTGTAATTGGTTTGCAGATGCGAACCAACAAATGCGCCAGCCAGGCAGGTATGACAGCCTATGGGACCAGGAGGCATCTTTATGATCCCAAAATGCAACCTGACAAGCCTTCTGACCAGACCACAATTAGTCTGCAGATGGGCACCAACaaaggagccagccaggcagggaTGTTCGCACCAGGTACCAGAAGAGACATCTATGGTCAGAAGGTAACATTACAACCAGAGGACAACTCAACAATTTCTCTACAGATGGGAACCAACAAAGTTGCTTCCCGGAAAGGAATGAGTGTGTATGGGCTTGGGCGGCAAGTACACGATCCCAAATACTGTGCCGCTACCACAGAACCTGTCATTCACAATGGAAGCCAAGGAATAGGAACAAATGGGTCTGAAATTAGTGACAGTGATTATCAGGCAGAATACCCAGATGAGTATGACGGAGAGTACCAAGATGACCACCCCAGAGAGTACCAATATGGCGACCAAGGCACTGATTATTATACTGACACACAGGAGCTCAGTATTTAG